Proteins from a genomic interval of Papaver somniferum cultivar HN1 chromosome 4, ASM357369v1, whole genome shotgun sequence:
- the LOC113274887 gene encoding transcription factor MYB3R-5-like isoform X1 gives MEDVKQEEGNSSVTKEVTAAAPSSSSVSDSSSDTSLPKPAFVKGSSLISKRTTGPTRRSKKGGWTESEDSMLTAAVKTHGGKNWKKIATCFKNRTDVQCLHRWQKVLNPELVKGPWTKQEDDLILELVGKYGSKKWSIIAQSLPGRIGKQCRERWHNHLNPAIKKDAWTHEEEMTLIHYHQIYGNKWAEIARFLPGRADNSIKNHWNCSVKKKLDSYLPSDLLKINPGVLNHENVRVDTTMQGPGRTYAFDTKMLPVSRPGNHLVNLTLGNSNGGRNGEQMQPFQTIESRALQKQVAFATKPIQGADRSATGGIPPKDLKLSIFSLSPPGQPSEHVTSTPPHFLSLDPNPSDTRKNQAVFTEDESATTAKRFPETPKRAKYCSTPNVASEHGDYRDHDGRQSKVFNASPSHDGTGYGGLYYEPPQLTSCDILSENSRFLNSRSPVCSTPPSRLRNFSVDASSPEAVLRSAAKSFKNTPSIIRKRGRQICGWAPYACDSDGACTPEVRTHGFSDINGFMESSPHAHSGREDLNSRDLLNVKWLSLSTPNALEHEAAATVKSVRLEHAFDMECDDSRAVRHSDTSSRDIKSGSIRS, from the exons CAGTTCTCTGATATCGAAAAGGACAACAGGTCCAACCAGAAGGTCGAAAAAAGGGGGATGGACGGAGTCAGAG GATAGTATGTTAACTGCCGCAGTCAAAACGCACGGCGGGAAAAATTGGAAGAAAATTG CTACTTGTTTCAAAAATAGGACTGATGTTCAGTGTCTCCATCGCTGGCAGAAGGTTCTTAATCCAGAACTCGTTAAAGGACCATGGACCAAACAG GAAGATGATCTTATCCTTGAGCTGGTTGGAAAATATGGCTCTAAGAAGTGGTCTATTATAGCACAGTCTTTACCAGGTCGGATAGGCAAGCAATGTCGAGAAAG gtgGCATAACCATTTAAACCCTGCTATAAAGAAAGATGCTTGGACCCATGAGGAAGAGATGACTCTTATACATTACCACCAAATTTATGGTAATAAATGGGCAGAAATAGCAAGGTTCCTACCTGGAAG GGCTGATAACTCGATAAAGAATCATTGGAACTGCTCAGTGAAGAAAAAATTGGATTCATATTTACCTTCAGATCTACTTAAGATAAATCCTGGTGTACTCAATCATGAAAATGTGAGGGTTGATACGACCATGCAGGGTCCTGGGCGAACATATGCTTTTGATACAAAAATGTTACCAGTTAGTAGACCTGGAAATCATTTGGTAAATTTAACTCTTGGAAATTCTAATGGTGGACGAAATGGAGAACAAATGCAACCTTTTCAGACCATTGAATCTAGAGCCTTGCAGAAACAGGTCGCATTTGCAACAAAACCAATCCAAGGTGCTGATAGAAGTGCTACTGGAGGCATTCCTCCCAAAGATTTGAAGCTCTCCATTTTCAGTCTTTCACCACCTGGGCAACCTTCGGAGCATGTTACTTCAACGCCTCCTCATTTTCTTTCCTTGGATCCAAATCCCTCTGATACTAGAAAAAATCAAGCTGTTTTTACTGAGGATGAATCAGCTACTACTGCAAAGAGGTTTCCCGAAACTCCTAAAAGGGCAAAATATTGTTCTACCCCAAATGTGGCATCTGAGCATGGGGATTACAGAGATCATGATGGTAGGCAAAGCAAAGTCTTCAACGCGTCGCCAAGTCACGATGGTACTGGTTATGGAGGATTGTATTATGAACCACCCCAGTTGACGAGTTGCGATATTCTCTCTGAAAATAGTAGATTCCTAAATTCAAGAAGTCCAGTTTGTTCTACACCACCTAGCCGCTTGCGGAATTTTTCTGTAGATGCCAGTAGTCCCGAAGCTGTGTTAAGGAGTGCagcaaaaagtttcaaaaatacCCCTTCCATCATAAGGAAACGTGGACGTCAGATATGTGGCTGGGCTCCATATGCATGTGATTCTGATGGCGCTTGCACACCAGAAGTGAGAACTCATGGTTTCAGTGACATAAATGGTTTTATGGAGTCAAGCCCACATGCACATAGTGGTCGAGAAGATCTCAACAGTAGAGATCTTCTAAATGTCAAGTGGCTTTCTCTCTCGACTCCAAATGCTTTGGAACATGAAGCGGCTGCCACTGTAAAATCTGTGCGCTTGGAACATGCGTTTGATATGGAATGTGATGACTCCAGAGCTGTTAGGCACTCAGACACGTCTTCAAGAGACATCAAATCGGGCTCAATCAGAAGTTAG
- the LOC113274887 gene encoding transcription factor MYB3R-5-like isoform X2, with translation MEDVKQEEGNSSVTKEVTAAAPSSSSVSDSSSDTSLPKPAFVKGSLISKRTTGPTRRSKKGGWTESEDSMLTAAVKTHGGKNWKKIATCFKNRTDVQCLHRWQKVLNPELVKGPWTKQEDDLILELVGKYGSKKWSIIAQSLPGRIGKQCRERWHNHLNPAIKKDAWTHEEEMTLIHYHQIYGNKWAEIARFLPGRADNSIKNHWNCSVKKKLDSYLPSDLLKINPGVLNHENVRVDTTMQGPGRTYAFDTKMLPVSRPGNHLVNLTLGNSNGGRNGEQMQPFQTIESRALQKQVAFATKPIQGADRSATGGIPPKDLKLSIFSLSPPGQPSEHVTSTPPHFLSLDPNPSDTRKNQAVFTEDESATTAKRFPETPKRAKYCSTPNVASEHGDYRDHDGRQSKVFNASPSHDGTGYGGLYYEPPQLTSCDILSENSRFLNSRSPVCSTPPSRLRNFSVDASSPEAVLRSAAKSFKNTPSIIRKRGRQICGWAPYACDSDGACTPEVRTHGFSDINGFMESSPHAHSGREDLNSRDLLNVKWLSLSTPNALEHEAAATVKSVRLEHAFDMECDDSRAVRHSDTSSRDIKSGSIRS, from the exons TTCTCTGATATCGAAAAGGACAACAGGTCCAACCAGAAGGTCGAAAAAAGGGGGATGGACGGAGTCAGAG GATAGTATGTTAACTGCCGCAGTCAAAACGCACGGCGGGAAAAATTGGAAGAAAATTG CTACTTGTTTCAAAAATAGGACTGATGTTCAGTGTCTCCATCGCTGGCAGAAGGTTCTTAATCCAGAACTCGTTAAAGGACCATGGACCAAACAG GAAGATGATCTTATCCTTGAGCTGGTTGGAAAATATGGCTCTAAGAAGTGGTCTATTATAGCACAGTCTTTACCAGGTCGGATAGGCAAGCAATGTCGAGAAAG gtgGCATAACCATTTAAACCCTGCTATAAAGAAAGATGCTTGGACCCATGAGGAAGAGATGACTCTTATACATTACCACCAAATTTATGGTAATAAATGGGCAGAAATAGCAAGGTTCCTACCTGGAAG GGCTGATAACTCGATAAAGAATCATTGGAACTGCTCAGTGAAGAAAAAATTGGATTCATATTTACCTTCAGATCTACTTAAGATAAATCCTGGTGTACTCAATCATGAAAATGTGAGGGTTGATACGACCATGCAGGGTCCTGGGCGAACATATGCTTTTGATACAAAAATGTTACCAGTTAGTAGACCTGGAAATCATTTGGTAAATTTAACTCTTGGAAATTCTAATGGTGGACGAAATGGAGAACAAATGCAACCTTTTCAGACCATTGAATCTAGAGCCTTGCAGAAACAGGTCGCATTTGCAACAAAACCAATCCAAGGTGCTGATAGAAGTGCTACTGGAGGCATTCCTCCCAAAGATTTGAAGCTCTCCATTTTCAGTCTTTCACCACCTGGGCAACCTTCGGAGCATGTTACTTCAACGCCTCCTCATTTTCTTTCCTTGGATCCAAATCCCTCTGATACTAGAAAAAATCAAGCTGTTTTTACTGAGGATGAATCAGCTACTACTGCAAAGAGGTTTCCCGAAACTCCTAAAAGGGCAAAATATTGTTCTACCCCAAATGTGGCATCTGAGCATGGGGATTACAGAGATCATGATGGTAGGCAAAGCAAAGTCTTCAACGCGTCGCCAAGTCACGATGGTACTGGTTATGGAGGATTGTATTATGAACCACCCCAGTTGACGAGTTGCGATATTCTCTCTGAAAATAGTAGATTCCTAAATTCAAGAAGTCCAGTTTGTTCTACACCACCTAGCCGCTTGCGGAATTTTTCTGTAGATGCCAGTAGTCCCGAAGCTGTGTTAAGGAGTGCagcaaaaagtttcaaaaatacCCCTTCCATCATAAGGAAACGTGGACGTCAGATATGTGGCTGGGCTCCATATGCATGTGATTCTGATGGCGCTTGCACACCAGAAGTGAGAACTCATGGTTTCAGTGACATAAATGGTTTTATGGAGTCAAGCCCACATGCACATAGTGGTCGAGAAGATCTCAACAGTAGAGATCTTCTAAATGTCAAGTGGCTTTCTCTCTCGACTCCAAATGCTTTGGAACATGAAGCGGCTGCCACTGTAAAATCTGTGCGCTTGGAACATGCGTTTGATATGGAATGTGATGACTCCAGAGCTGTTAGGCACTCAGACACGTCTTCAAGAGACATCAAATCGGGCTCAATCAGAAGTTAG